In a single window of the Gemmatimonadaceae bacterium genome:
- the uppP gene encoding undecaprenyl-diphosphatase UppP, translating to MTVLQALILGIIQGFTELLPISSSAHLALTPWLLGWPDSGLAFDVALHLGTLIAIVAYFQEEWRRLALAALSLVKKRRADTPEEKRVIFLVLATIPAGIAGMLLEDAAETVFRSPAIIATNLIVLGIILWAVDRFMSRERGMERIGWKGALFVGLAQCLALVPGVSRSGSTITAGRALRLTRESAAVFSFLLSMPITLAAVMFKLPDAVRGAESIVPLAVGVVAAAVSAWVAIAVLLRYVARRSYGVFAVYRVAFGAMIFYLIYARGL from the coding sequence ATGACGGTCCTCCAGGCGCTGATACTCGGAATAATCCAGGGGTTCACCGAGCTGTTGCCCATCAGCAGCTCCGCGCACCTCGCGCTGACGCCGTGGCTGCTCGGCTGGCCGGACAGCGGGCTGGCGTTCGACGTCGCCCTGCATCTCGGGACGCTGATCGCGATCGTGGCGTACTTCCAGGAGGAGTGGCGCAGGCTCGCTCTCGCGGCGCTGTCGCTGGTGAAGAAGCGTCGCGCCGATACGCCCGAGGAGAAGCGCGTCATTTTCCTCGTGCTCGCCACGATTCCCGCTGGTATCGCCGGGATGTTGCTGGAGGATGCCGCCGAGACGGTTTTCCGGTCGCCGGCGATCATCGCCACGAATCTCATCGTGCTGGGAATCATTCTGTGGGCGGTCGACAGGTTCATGTCGCGCGAGCGCGGGATGGAAAGGATCGGTTGGAAGGGCGCGTTGTTCGTCGGCCTGGCCCAATGTCTCGCGCTCGTTCCCGGCGTGTCGCGCTCCGGCTCGACGATCACCGCGGGGCGCGCGCTCAGGCTGACGCGCGAGTCGGCTGCGGTGTTCAGCTTCCTGCTCAGCATGCCGATCACGCTGGCCGCGGTGATGTTCAAGCTCCCCGACGCGGTCCGTGGGGCGGAGAGCATCGTGCCGCTCGCGGTGGGGGTCGTGGCCGCGGCGGTGAGCGCCTGGGTCGCCATCGCGGTGCTGTTGCGGTACGTCGCGCGGCGGAGCTATGGCGTTTTCGCGGTATATCGCGTGGCGTTCGGCGCGATGATTTTCTATCTGATATATGCGCGCGGACTCTGA
- a CDS encoding biotin--[acetyl-CoA-carboxylase] ligase yields MRADSERQLAAGSEQQASGGATGRYWGLSQADVLRLTGAPRALLFEEVSSTMDVAHQAAAKGAPSGTLVLAERQLSGRGRGGRAWLSDAPSGIWLTLIDRPWEGVPVELMSIRAGLALAPALDRFARASVGLKWPNDLFVQGRKLAGILLEARWRDARPEWVALGVGINLAPPADVGAATGLREDVTVSDVLAAVGPALRRAATRRGPLSAEELEAFTRRDVAAGNSCSEPAAGIVRGINELGELLVESDGELSAHRSGSLVLEGGR; encoded by the coding sequence ATGCGCGCGGACTCTGAAAGACAGCTGGCAGCTGGCAGCGAGCAGCAGGCCTCGGGCGGAGCCACCGGTCGGTACTGGGGACTCTCGCAGGCGGATGTGCTGCGATTGACCGGTGCGCCGCGAGCGCTGCTGTTCGAGGAAGTGAGCTCCACGATGGACGTCGCGCACCAGGCGGCGGCGAAGGGCGCGCCGTCGGGGACACTGGTGCTCGCGGAGCGGCAGCTCAGCGGGCGCGGCCGGGGCGGCAGGGCATGGCTTTCCGATGCGCCGAGCGGGATCTGGCTCACGCTGATCGATCGTCCATGGGAGGGGGTGCCGGTCGAGCTGATGTCGATCCGCGCGGGACTCGCGCTCGCGCCCGCGCTCGACCGGTTCGCGCGCGCGTCGGTCGGACTGAAGTGGCCCAATGATCTGTTCGTTCAAGGCCGCAAGCTCGCCGGGATTCTGCTCGAAGCGCGCTGGCGGGACGCGCGGCCGGAGTGGGTCGCGCTCGGCGTGGGCATCAACCTCGCGCCGCCGGCGGACGTCGGCGCCGCGACGGGCTTGCGGGAGGACGTCACCGTTTCCGACGTCCTCGCGGCGGTCGGCCCCGCCTTGCGGCGCGCAGCCACGCGGCGCGGCCCGCTGTCGGCGGAGGAGCTGGAAGCGTTCACGCGCCGCGACGTCGCGGCGGGGAATAGCTGCTCCGAGCCCGCGGCCGGAATCGTGCGAGGCATTAACGAGCTGGGCGAGCTGCTGGTGGAATCGGACGGAGAGCTGTCCGCGCACCGGAGCGGCTCGCTCGTACTGGAGGGCGGGCGATGA
- a CDS encoding type III pantothenate kinase has protein sequence MIVAFDVGNTETTIGVFAGDVMRANFRITTNSPRTVDETSVLLAALLDSGGIKIKSIDGAAICSVVPQLTATLAEACRRVTGSNPFFIDATADLPITLDVDEPLTVGADRIANTLAAHALLERDTIVVDLGTATTYDCITAEGSFFGGIIQPGVTSSAETLFSKTSKLPATAIVAPAKLIGTRTEECIQSGVVYGSAESIDGLVRRIKAEWPRESVPVVLATGGLAEVFASHCREFDQVDPFFTLKGVRIGFEFLSGARATE, from the coding sequence ATGATAGTCGCGTTCGACGTTGGGAATACTGAGACGACGATCGGGGTCTTCGCCGGCGACGTCATGCGCGCGAATTTCCGAATCACGACGAACTCGCCGCGCACGGTGGATGAGACGAGCGTGCTGCTCGCCGCGCTGCTCGACTCGGGGGGAATCAAGATAAAGAGCATCGACGGGGCCGCGATCTGCTCCGTCGTGCCGCAGCTCACCGCGACGCTGGCCGAAGCGTGCAGGCGCGTCACCGGCAGCAATCCGTTCTTCATTGATGCCACCGCGGACCTGCCGATCACGCTCGACGTGGACGAGCCGCTCACCGTCGGCGCCGACCGGATCGCCAACACGCTCGCTGCGCACGCTCTGCTCGAGCGCGACACGATCGTGGTGGACCTCGGCACCGCTACGACCTACGACTGCATCACCGCCGAGGGCTCGTTTTTCGGTGGAATCATCCAGCCCGGCGTAACGAGCTCCGCGGAAACGTTATTCAGCAAGACATCCAAGCTGCCGGCGACGGCGATCGTCGCGCCGGCGAAGCTGATCGGCACGCGCACCGAGGAATGCATTCAGTCCGGCGTGGTGTACGGCTCCGCCGAGTCGATCGACGGTCTCGTCCGGCGGATCAAGGCCGAGTGGCCGCGAGAGTCGGTGCCGGTGGTGCTTGCGACCGGCGGGCTGGCCGAGGTGTTCGCGAGTCACTGCAGGGAGTTCGATCAGGTCGATCCGTTCTTCACGCTCAAGGGCGTGCGGATTGGATTCGAATTTCTGAGCGGGGCCCGGGCGACAGAGTAA
- a CDS encoding glycine betaine ABC transporter substrate-binding protein, with amino-acid sequence MIGAVVLWALLQAAPAPATRPIAIASKPFAESYILAEMFAQLLEARGFTADRRLGLGATEIAFRALRTGAIDIYPEYTGTGLLAILGEQPQRDARAVFRRVATAFPARFDAHWLPPLGFENTYAIAVRQQTAAEHGLRTLTDLSRAAPRLTAGLTPDFVGRADGLPGLEAEYDMHFAQVRSLLQSVKYSALVNGNVDVIDGYSTDGLIARHRLVVLVDDRAFFPPYEAAALVSGAFYRDMPHAVAVLTELSGRLDAQLMRRLNERVEARGETVPRVAAAALRELDLLGSASEAGAPAATESGSLPRYFAERRALLAQLTLRHLLLVLLSLSAAIVAAVPIGLALERAGAAAEPVIRAFGVLQTIPGIALLAFMIPLLGIGVVPALVALFLYSLYPILRNTYSGVRDAAPGAVEAAGALGMTPWQVLRFVRLPLASPIIMAGIRTAAVIGVGTATLAAFIGAGGLGDPIVAGLALSDTRMILFGAIPAAALALLVDSGLGLVERVVTRRFAGK; translated from the coding sequence ATGATCGGCGCGGTGGTCCTCTGGGCGTTGCTCCAGGCAGCTCCGGCGCCCGCGACGCGTCCGATCGCGATCGCGTCGAAGCCGTTCGCGGAGTCCTACATACTCGCGGAAATGTTCGCTCAGCTGCTCGAGGCGCGCGGGTTCACGGCGGACCGGCGGCTCGGCCTGGGCGCTACCGAGATTGCCTTTCGCGCGCTGCGCACCGGCGCCATCGACATCTACCCGGAGTATACCGGCACCGGGCTGCTTGCGATCCTCGGCGAGCAGCCGCAGCGCGACGCGCGCGCCGTGTTCCGGCGCGTGGCGACTGCGTTCCCGGCGAGATTCGACGCGCACTGGCTGCCGCCCCTCGGGTTCGAGAACACGTACGCGATCGCCGTGCGGCAGCAGACGGCGGCGGAGCACGGGCTGCGCACGCTCACCGACCTGAGCCGGGCGGCGCCGCGCCTCACGGCGGGTCTCACTCCGGACTTCGTCGGCCGCGCGGACGGGCTCCCCGGTCTCGAAGCGGAGTACGACATGCACTTCGCGCAGGTGCGCTCGCTGCTGCAGTCGGTGAAGTACAGCGCGCTGGTCAACGGCAACGTCGACGTCATCGACGGCTATTCGACGGATGGGCTGATAGCGCGCCATCGGCTCGTCGTGCTCGTGGACGACCGCGCTTTCTTTCCGCCCTACGAAGCCGCGGCGCTGGTGAGCGGCGCGTTCTACCGAGACATGCCGCATGCCGTCGCGGTATTGACGGAGCTGTCCGGCCGACTCGACGCGCAGCTCATGCGGCGGCTCAACGAGCGCGTCGAGGCGCGCGGGGAAACCGTCCCGCGGGTAGCGGCCGCGGCGCTGCGCGAGCTGGACCTGCTCGGCTCCGCATCGGAGGCTGGCGCGCCCGCCGCGACGGAGAGCGGCTCGCTGCCGCGCTACTTCGCCGAGCGCCGCGCGCTGCTGGCGCAGCTGACGCTGCGGCACCTGCTGCTCGTGTTGTTGTCGCTATCCGCCGCGATCGTCGCGGCCGTGCCCATCGGCCTCGCGCTCGAGCGCGCAGGAGCCGCCGCCGAGCCGGTGATCCGCGCGTTCGGCGTGCTGCAGACCATACCGGGCATCGCGCTGCTCGCGTTCATGATTCCCCTCCTGGGCATCGGCGTCGTGCCGGCGCTCGTGGCGTTGTTCCTGTACTCGCTGTACCCGATTCTGCGCAACACCTACAGCGGCGTGCGCGACGCGGCGCCGGGCGCGGTCGAGGCCGCGGGAGCGCTCGGCATGACGCCGTGGCAGGTGCTGCGCTTCGTGCGACTGCCGCTCGCGAGCCCGATCATCATGGCCGGGATCCGGACCGCCGCGGTGATCGGTGTCGGCACCGCGACGCTGGCCGCGTTCATCGGAGCCGGCGGGCTCGGCGATCCGATCGTCGCCGGTCTCGCGCTGTCGGACACGCGCATGATTCTGTTCGGCGCGATTCCCGCCGCCGCGCTCGCGCTGCTCGTCGACAGCGGACTCGGCCTGGTCGAGCGCGTGGTCACGCGCCGCTTCGCCGGGAAGTGA
- a CDS encoding ATP-binding cassette domain-containing protein produces MTALEVSDVRKAYAGVVALAGVSLRITAGECLALVGESGSGKTTLLRLFNRMVAPDAGAVLVDGTDVGAADPVALRRRMGYVPQTGGLLPHWRVLRNVALVPWLERLPNAEDAARAALELVGLPPATFADRRPAELSGGQRQRVAIARALAAQPRYLLLDEAFGALDAITRADVQAAFLRIRDRLRITTLLVTHDLREAALLGDRIAVLRRGALEQVGAPADVFATPATEYVAELVRKSGVGPT; encoded by the coding sequence GTGACAGCGCTCGAAGTCAGCGATGTGCGCAAGGCCTACGCGGGAGTGGTCGCGCTCGCCGGCGTGAGCCTGCGCATCACCGCCGGCGAGTGCCTCGCGCTGGTCGGCGAGAGCGGCTCCGGGAAGACGACTCTGCTCCGACTGTTCAACCGGATGGTCGCTCCGGATGCGGGGGCGGTGCTGGTGGACGGTACGGACGTGGGCGCTGCCGATCCGGTCGCGCTGCGCCGCCGCATGGGCTACGTCCCTCAGACGGGCGGGCTGTTGCCGCATTGGCGAGTGCTGCGCAACGTCGCACTGGTGCCGTGGCTGGAACGGCTTCCAAACGCGGAGGACGCCGCGCGCGCGGCGCTCGAGCTGGTCGGCCTGCCTCCCGCGACATTCGCCGACCGCCGGCCGGCAGAGCTGTCGGGCGGCCAGCGGCAGCGGGTCGCGATTGCGCGCGCGCTCGCCGCGCAGCCCCGATACCTGCTGCTCGACGAAGCGTTCGGCGCGCTGGACGCGATCACGCGCGCCGACGTCCAGGCTGCGTTTCTGCGAATCCGCGACCGCCTGCGGATCACCACGCTGTTGGTGACGCACGATCTGCGCGAGGCGGCGCTGCTCGGAGACCGGATCGCCGTTCTGCGCCGCGGCGCGTTGGAGCAGGTGGGCGCGCCCGCGGACGTGTTCGCCACGCCGGCCACGGAGTACGTGGCCGAGCTGGTCCGCAAGTCAGGGGTGGGGCCGACATGA
- a CDS encoding carboxypeptidase regulatory-like domain-containing protein, giving the protein MLVRLLLLVVALAAAAGAQTPDPTGRAAGATVSGVVYDSMALRPLAGATVQLVDAGNMAGGVRTEITDPSGSFAFSGVADGRYLLGFLHPVLDSLGVESPLREVVVTGGRPVLADVAIPSPRRLLAAICGEQSARDSGAVIVGIVRDARSHAPMAGVAVAAEWLEFSVRREGFTRRVQRATATTTETGWFSLCDVPRPGTTTLVASGGADSTALIEVTIAAEHVTRRDFYLGSARTVAADAERPAGDTAVPPRMVQAGDGRLSGTVAAINTGAPIAGAQVVMTDGPEALTNERGEWTLTDAPLGTRMLEVRALGYYPERRAVNVFAGAPAVHVGLSTLRAVLDTVRVTASRWRDEHRLAFEARRRTGLGRYLTAEQIARRAPVNASDLFRSIAGVATDVGTIRLRRGDSECSPSLYLNGTHIQPIMLGDLTADDIDSWVRPEEIAAIEVYTDVVPPQFQQILLGCGAIAIWTK; this is encoded by the coding sequence ATGCTGGTCCGGCTTCTCCTGCTTGTCGTGGCGCTCGCGGCAGCCGCCGGCGCGCAGACGCCGGACCCGACCGGGCGCGCGGCGGGAGCGACGGTCAGCGGAGTCGTGTACGACAGCATGGCTCTCCGGCCGCTGGCCGGGGCGACGGTACAGCTGGTGGACGCCGGCAACATGGCGGGCGGCGTGCGGACGGAGATCACCGACCCCTCGGGCTCGTTCGCGTTCAGCGGCGTGGCGGACGGCCGCTATTTGCTCGGGTTCTTGCATCCGGTGCTCGACTCGCTTGGCGTCGAGTCGCCATTGCGCGAGGTGGTCGTCACTGGCGGCCGCCCGGTGCTCGCGGACGTGGCGATCCCTTCACCCCGGCGGCTCCTCGCCGCGATCTGCGGGGAGCAGTCGGCGCGCGATTCGGGCGCGGTGATAGTCGGCATCGTCCGCGACGCGCGGAGCCACGCGCCGATGGCGGGCGTCGCCGTCGCGGCGGAGTGGCTGGAGTTTTCCGTGCGGCGCGAGGGGTTCACCCGCCGGGTGCAGCGAGCAACCGCGACGACGACCGAGACCGGCTGGTTCTCGCTGTGCGACGTGCCGCGTCCCGGGACGACGACGCTCGTCGCCAGTGGCGGCGCCGACAGCACGGCGCTCATCGAAGTCACCATCGCCGCGGAGCACGTTACGCGCCGCGACTTCTACCTCGGATCCGCGCGGACCGTGGCCGCAGACGCGGAGCGGCCCGCCGGTGACACCGCTGTTCCGCCGCGAATGGTGCAAGCGGGTGACGGGCGCTTGAGCGGGACGGTAGCGGCGATCAACACGGGTGCGCCCATCGCGGGGGCTCAAGTCGTCATGACCGACGGCCCCGAGGCGCTCACGAACGAGAGGGGCGAATGGACGCTCACGGACGCGCCGTTGGGGACACGCATGCTGGAAGTTCGCGCACTCGGTTACTACCCCGAGCGCCGGGCGGTGAACGTCTTCGCGGGCGCGCCCGCGGTGCACGTCGGGCTATCCACGCTCCGCGCCGTGCTGGACACCGTGCGGGTCACCGCGTCGCGCTGGAGGGACGAGCATCGGCTCGCGTTCGAGGCGCGGCGCCGGACCGGCCTTGGGCGCTACCTCACGGCAGAACAGATCGCGCGGCGCGCGCCCGTGAACGCGTCGGACCTGTTCCGCAGTATCGCGGGGGTCGCGACCGACGTCGGGACGATCAGACTCCGGCGAGGGGACAGCGAGTGCTCACCGTCGCTCTACCTCAACGGCACCCACATTCAGCCGATAATGCTCGGCGACCTTACCGCCGACGACATCGACAGCTGGGTTCGCCCGGAGGAGATCGCGGCGATCGAGGTGTACACCGACGTCGTGCCGCCGCAATTCCAGCAGATACTGCTTGGCTGCGGCGCCATCGCCATCTGGACGAAGTGA